In Anaerobacillus isosaccharinicus, one genomic interval encodes:
- a CDS encoding DUF2624 family protein, translating into MNPLVLQMVNHKLNTIKKDELIQLAKQYNFKVTETQAKKIITILRSETIDVTNMTQRERILAKIKQQVDANTEKQMNAMLKQYDHYL; encoded by the coding sequence ATGAACCCACTTGTGTTACAAATGGTAAACCATAAGCTGAATACAATTAAAAAAGATGAGTTAATTCAACTAGCTAAGCAATACAATTTTAAAGTAACTGAAACTCAAGCAAAAAAGATCATTACTATTTTACGTTCAGAAACAATTGATGTTACGAATATGACGCAACGCGAACGCATTTTAGCTAAGATTAAACAACAAGTTGATGCTAATACTGAAAAGCAAATGAATGCAATGTTGAAGCAGTATGATCATTACTTATAA
- a CDS encoding DUF4190 domain-containing protein: MNGVNNNANQDNRSLRLENSERDENPNGVTSADYPIGDHREETAAEFAPQRGFVAERPFADNVDRETDADMDGEVNEGRGVGAFAIVLSIISLFFLPVILGAAGIIVGFIARRNGATGLGNWAIGIGAVSIVLTLFFSPFF; the protein is encoded by the coding sequence ATTAATGGTGTTAATAATAACGCCAATCAGGATAATCGGTCTCTTCGATTAGAGAATAGTGAAAGAGATGAAAATCCGAATGGTGTGACATCCGCTGATTATCCTATTGGGGATCATCGAGAAGAAACAGCAGCCGAGTTTGCACCGCAACGTGGATTTGTTGCAGAACGTCCATTTGCTGACAATGTAGACAGGGAAACTGATGCTGACATGGATGGTGAAGTTAACGAAGGTAGAGGGGTAGGGGCTTTTGCCATTGTACTCTCTATAATTTCATTGTTCTTCTTACCTGTTATTTTAGGAGCTGCAGGTATAATTGTTGGCTTTATCGCCCGTCGAAATGGAGCAACAGGACTTGGAAACTGGGCAATCGGTATTGGTGCGGTTTCAATCGTCTTAACGTTGTTTTTCTCACCATTTTTCTAA
- the ispG gene encoding flavodoxin-dependent (E)-4-hydroxy-3-methylbut-2-enyl-diphosphate synthase — protein sequence MTQIIHRTKTRPVKVGPITIGGNNEVIIQSMTTTKTHDVEATVAEILRLEEAGCQIVRVACPEMKDAEAISEIKKRINIPLVVDIHFDYRLALVAIEGGADKIRINPGNIGKREKVEAVVKLAKEKGIPIRIGVNAGSLEKRIIEKYGYPTADGMVESALHHIKILEDLDFHDIIVSMKASDVNLAIEAYEKAAQAFDYPLHLGITESGTLFAGTVKSAAGLGVLLHKGIGNTVRISLSADPVEEVKVARELLKSFGLAANAATLISCPTCGRIEIDLISIANEIEEYISKLKVNIKVAVLGCAVNGPGEAREADIGIAGARGEGLLFRHGEIVRKVPEAIMVEELKKEIDKIAAEKMQKN from the coding sequence ATGACCCAAATCATTCATAGAACAAAAACAAGACCTGTAAAAGTAGGCCCAATTACAATTGGTGGAAATAATGAAGTAATTATTCAAAGCATGACAACAACGAAAACACATGATGTTGAGGCAACTGTGGCAGAAATTTTGAGGTTAGAAGAGGCAGGGTGTCAAATCGTACGTGTCGCTTGTCCTGAAATGAAGGATGCCGAGGCGATAAGTGAAATAAAAAAAAGAATTAATATACCACTTGTAGTCGATATTCATTTTGATTACCGGCTTGCCTTAGTTGCCATTGAAGGTGGTGCCGATAAAATCCGGATCAATCCAGGTAATATTGGAAAACGGGAAAAAGTTGAGGCAGTTGTTAAACTTGCTAAAGAAAAAGGAATTCCAATCCGAATTGGAGTAAATGCTGGATCTTTAGAAAAACGTATCATTGAAAAATACGGATATCCAACTGCAGATGGAATGGTAGAAAGCGCCCTTCATCACATTAAAATCCTTGAAGATCTCGACTTTCACGACATAATTGTTTCAATGAAAGCTTCTGATGTTAACTTAGCGATAGAAGCTTACGAAAAAGCAGCACAAGCTTTTGATTACCCGTTACATCTAGGTATTACAGAATCAGGAACATTATTTGCTGGAACAGTAAAAAGTGCTGCTGGTCTTGGAGTTCTTCTTCACAAAGGGATTGGTAATACAGTTCGGATTTCACTAAGTGCCGATCCTGTTGAGGAAGTAAAAGTGGCTCGAGAATTATTAAAATCATTTGGACTTGCTGCAAATGCTGCAACTTTAATCTCCTGCCCAACTTGCGGAAGAATTGAGATCGATTTAATTAGTATTGCAAATGAAATAGAGGAATATATCTCTAAACTAAAAGTCAATATCAAAGTAGCTGTATTGGGTTGCGCTGTTAATGGGCCTGGTGAAGCAAGAGAAGCTGATATTGGCATTGCTGGAGCAAGAGGAGAAGGCTTATTATTTAGACATGGAGAAATTGTTCGTAAAGTCCCAGAGGCAATTATGGTCGAAGAACTGAAAAAAGAAATTGATAAAATTGCAGCTGAAAAAATGCAAAAGAACTAA
- a CDS encoding metal ABC transporter permease yields MELISVFLQYEFLRNAFFAGIMVGFLAPILGVFLVVRRLSLIADALSHITLAGIAGSLLLGKHVLFFAGLNPLYLGIIFSVGGALLIEKLRTVYKTYQELSIPIILSGGIGLGVVFISLADGFNTDLFNYLFGSVIAVTRSDLYTISAITIVVTILLIIFYKELFFLSFDEEQAIVSGINKKLVHLIFVIMVALVIASSMRIVGILLVSSLMTLPVAASMRIAKGFKQMFVFSILFGELSVIVGLISAYHLDLAPGGTIVVTAVLILIITIIFKKKR; encoded by the coding sequence ATGGAATTAATATCAGTTTTTCTCCAGTATGAATTTCTTAGGAATGCCTTTTTTGCCGGAATAATGGTGGGCTTTTTAGCACCGATTTTAGGCGTATTCCTTGTAGTTAGGCGCTTATCGCTAATTGCCGATGCTTTGTCCCATATTACTTTGGCAGGGATTGCAGGTAGTCTTTTGTTAGGTAAACATGTGCTATTTTTTGCAGGACTTAACCCTCTCTATTTAGGGATAATTTTTTCAGTGGGGGGAGCTCTCCTCATTGAAAAATTAAGAACAGTTTACAAAACTTACCAAGAACTATCAATTCCAATTATTCTTTCGGGTGGGATTGGTTTAGGTGTAGTCTTTATTTCTTTGGCAGATGGTTTTAATACCGATCTATTTAATTATTTATTTGGGAGTGTTATTGCTGTAACAAGATCTGATCTATATACAATTTCAGCAATAACAATTGTAGTTACTATATTATTAATAATCTTTTATAAAGAATTATTCTTTTTATCATTTGATGAAGAACAAGCTATCGTCTCTGGAATTAACAAAAAGCTAGTCCATTTAATTTTTGTCATCATGGTTGCTCTTGTTATTGCTTCTTCAATGCGGATTGTCGGGATTCTTCTTGTTTCTTCTCTCATGACCTTACCTGTAGCTGCGAGTATGAGAATTGCTAAAGGTTTTAAACAAATGTTTGTTTTCTCAATCCTTTTTGGTGAACTATCAGTTATAGTAGGATTAATAAGTGCTTATCATTTAGATTTAGCACCTGGGGGGACTATTGTAGTTACTGCTGTTTTAATCTTAATCATAACAATAATATTTAAAAAGAAGCGTTAA
- a CDS encoding Fur family transcriptional regulator: MDVTQALLLLKEKGYKHTGKREQMLQLFSDQKRYIAAKDVLEAMQGDYPGLSFDTIYRNLSTFVDLGILEMTELDGEKKFRFSCSVGEHHHHIICLTCGKTKHIHLCPMDQLGDSADFKIVGHKFEIYGYCSECINE, encoded by the coding sequence ATGGATGTTACTCAAGCATTACTTCTCTTAAAAGAAAAAGGGTACAAGCATACTGGAAAAAGAGAACAAATGTTACAGCTATTTTCAGATCAGAAAAGATATATTGCAGCAAAAGATGTCCTCGAAGCCATGCAAGGTGATTATCCGGGATTGAGTTTTGATACGATTTATCGGAATTTATCTACATTTGTTGACTTGGGAATATTGGAAATGACAGAGCTTGATGGGGAAAAAAAGTTTCGTTTTAGTTGCTCAGTCGGTGAACACCATCATCATATCATATGTTTAACATGTGGGAAGACAAAACATATTCATTTATGTCCTATGGATCAACTTGGTGATTCAGCCGATTTTAAAATTGTTGGCCATAAATTTGAAATCTACGGGTATTGTTCAGAGTGTATTAATGAATAA
- a CDS encoding metal ABC transporter ATP-binding protein, whose product MCKVDKNENIIDIRSLSFQYGTRSVLENINLQVKKGSFLGLVGPNGSGKSTLLKCILGLLQPTKGKITLFDQPINRFNHWEKIGFVSQKANSFNSGFPASVFEVVSMGLFRKVGLFRFLTRQHKEKVKKVIELVGMTEYTKQNIGELSGGQQQRVFIARALVSDPELLILDEPTVGVDIRSANNFYAMLSDLNKKGITLLLVTHDVTAMTEHVNAVACLNKQLHFHGNTRDFHDNHGLSAFHGQEVHLLTHNHPGGE is encoded by the coding sequence ATGTGTAAAGTAGATAAAAATGAAAATATCATTGATATTCGGTCTTTGTCTTTTCAATACGGGACTAGGTCTGTATTAGAAAATATTAATTTACAAGTGAAGAAAGGTAGCTTTCTTGGTTTAGTTGGACCTAATGGATCTGGTAAATCTACCTTGTTAAAATGTATTCTAGGGTTACTACAACCCACTAAAGGAAAAATTACATTATTTGATCAGCCAATAAATAGGTTTAATCATTGGGAAAAAATAGGTTTTGTCTCTCAAAAAGCAAACAGTTTTAACAGCGGGTTCCCAGCATCGGTGTTTGAAGTTGTTTCGATGGGATTATTTCGAAAAGTTGGTCTTTTTCGCTTTCTTACTAGGCAACATAAAGAAAAGGTGAAAAAAGTGATCGAACTTGTTGGAATGACAGAATACACAAAACAAAACATTGGTGAGCTTTCCGGTGGACAACAGCAAAGAGTTTTCATTGCTAGGGCTTTGGTAAGCGATCCTGAGTTACTAATCTTAGACGAACCAACAGTTGGTGTTGATATTCGCTCTGCTAATAATTTTTATGCGATGTTAAGTGATTTAAACAAAAAAGGGATAACACTTCTTTTGGTTACCCATGATGTGACAGCAATGACAGAACATGTAAATGCTGTAGCCTGTTTAAATAAGCAGCTACATTTCCATGGAAATACAAGAGATTTTCATGACAATCATGGGCTATCGGCCTTCCACGGTCAGGAAGTACATTTACTTACCCATAATCACCCTGGAGGAGAATAG
- a CDS encoding Ppx/GppA family phosphatase: protein MKKQKIALIDIGSNSIRLVIFHLDESGYYREIQNLKVVARLSSHINDEGDLTNKGLHVLLTTLQKFQEITRTYELSKVKCVATAAIRQAKNQREILTTVTKMTDFTIRVLSEYEEAFFGYLAVTNSTSIQDGITIDIGGGSTEVTLFKDRKLLHYHSFPFGAISLKKKFINSEIPTLQELLKLRLFLTEQFQSLQWLNQEEIPVVGIGGSARNLSLINQKKTNYALSGLHQYVMHYENLKEITNHLNQLTVKERQSTDGLTKDRADIIIPAAEAITTLMEVSGGKTFIMSNKGLRDGLFYEEVFKQLNIDFFPSVAEESFFQLTRDYEINIDQVKYLSKLAAQLFYELKGIFKHDLIGEDLRLLHLSSRVLYLGECISHEASSQHTFYLLTNLSIDGLTHVERLKIALIASFKSRGSLQTYAKPYEDWFSKNEFEKIELLGAILKFTYSLNRTKREVFSVLKITEMSEEKINLKLIFNKEPYFEENQAQKYKKPLEKILKKRIELHFSNEN, encoded by the coding sequence ATGAAAAAACAAAAAATCGCTCTCATCGACATTGGTTCAAACTCAATTCGCCTCGTTATTTTCCATCTAGATGAAAGTGGTTATTATAGAGAAATACAAAATTTAAAAGTGGTCGCAAGACTGAGTAGTCATATAAATGACGAAGGAGATTTAACAAACAAAGGACTTCATGTATTATTGACTACTTTGCAAAAATTCCAAGAAATTACGCGTACATATGAACTATCTAAAGTTAAATGCGTCGCCACAGCAGCCATTCGTCAAGCAAAAAATCAACGAGAAATCTTGACAACGGTAACTAAAATGACAGACTTTACAATTCGAGTATTATCAGAGTATGAAGAAGCCTTTTTTGGCTACTTAGCAGTTACAAATTCAACTAGTATTCAAGATGGAATTACGATTGATATCGGCGGAGGTAGTACTGAAGTTACTTTATTTAAAGATAGAAAGCTACTCCATTATCATAGCTTTCCTTTTGGTGCTATTTCCTTAAAGAAAAAATTTATAAATAGTGAAATACCTACGTTACAAGAGCTTTTAAAATTGAGACTTTTTTTAACTGAGCAATTTCAATCATTGCAATGGCTAAACCAAGAGGAAATTCCTGTTGTTGGAATTGGCGGAAGTGCTAGAAATCTTTCTCTTATTAACCAAAAAAAGACGAACTATGCTCTATCAGGACTACATCAGTACGTAATGCACTATGAAAACCTGAAGGAGATCACAAATCATTTAAACCAGCTTACTGTTAAAGAAAGACAATCAACAGATGGTCTTACAAAAGACCGCGCAGACATTATCATACCAGCAGCCGAAGCAATTACAACCTTAATGGAAGTGTCCGGCGGAAAAACATTTATTATGAGTAATAAAGGACTTAGAGATGGTCTATTTTATGAAGAAGTTTTTAAACAACTTAACATTGATTTTTTCCCAAGTGTTGCAGAAGAAAGCTTTTTCCAACTGACTCGTGATTATGAAATAAATATCGATCAAGTAAAATACCTATCAAAATTAGCCGCTCAGCTTTTCTATGAATTGAAAGGGATTTTTAAACATGATTTAATCGGAGAGGATTTACGGCTGTTACACTTAAGTAGCCGTGTACTTTATTTAGGTGAGTGTATTAGTCATGAAGCAAGTAGTCAACATACATTTTACTTATTAACGAATTTATCCATTGATGGCTTAACACATGTTGAGCGATTAAAAATTGCTTTAATTGCTTCCTTTAAGTCAAGAGGTTCACTTCAAACTTATGCAAAACCTTACGAAGATTGGTTTTCTAAAAATGAATTTGAAAAAATTGAACTATTAGGAGCTATTTTAAAATTTACATATAGCTTAAACCGAACAAAGCGAGAAGTTTTCTCTGTCTTAAAAATAACTGAAATGAGTGAAGAAAAAATCAACCTAAAGCTCATTTTTAATAAGGAACCATATTTTGAGGAAAATCAAGCACAAAAGTATAAAAAACCTCTTGAAAAAATCTTAAAAAAACGAATCGAACTGCACTTTTCTAATGAAAATTAA
- a CDS encoding RNA degradosome polyphosphate kinase — MIENSNLLSNIIDLNNPNFYNNRELSWLSFNERVLEEAIDERNPLLERLKFMAIFSSNLDEFFMVRVAGLKDQVKAGYNKPENKAGLTPREQLNKISDLNHRIVLLQDRLFTETLIPMLYHEGFQFLAIEECNEEQINFIQDRFDTYILPVLTPMAIDAYRPFPMLLNKSLNLAVLLKKADSRKDKLAIVQVPGVLTRFIEVPSANGKSQFILLEDVISQFIHKLFIGYSVLSVSPFRVTRNADLTIHEEGARDLLREIEKELKKRKSGAAVRLEIQEGKMSEKVLSFLLDILELKQKDVYSFCGPLDLTFLFKFYSIVGAEHDYLINETQIPQPPEDLENEEDIFEAILKKDIFLHHPFESFQPIIDFISTAADDPQVLAIKQTLYRVSGDSPIIHALARAAENGKQVTVLVELKARFDEENNIQWAKKLEKSGVHVIYGITALKTHSKITLVVRHDKDRIQRFVHLGTGNYNDSTAKLYTDMGLLTCDEKFGIDATNFFNYLSGFSEKPKWNYLSTAPFEIRETFLKLIDEEINYHKSTGNGRIIAKMNSLTDKPIIMKLYEASQAGVTIDLIIRGICCLRPGIEGVSENISVRSIVDRFLEHSRVFYFRQGGKHAIYLSSADWMTRNMEKRIEILFPIVNVKIKNRIKEILDITLKDNIKARIQNKDGEYSYFKKDIHDTEVQSQLIFYHLAAKYFEDN; from the coding sequence ATGATTGAAAATTCAAATCTACTTAGTAACATTATCGATTTGAATAACCCAAACTTTTATAATAATCGAGAACTGAGCTGGCTTTCCTTTAATGAAAGGGTTTTAGAGGAAGCAATTGACGAACGTAATCCGTTATTAGAACGGTTAAAATTTATGGCTATATTCAGCTCAAATCTTGATGAGTTTTTTATGGTTCGAGTTGCTGGGTTAAAAGACCAAGTGAAAGCTGGCTACAACAAACCGGAGAATAAAGCAGGTCTAACCCCCCGAGAGCAACTTAACAAAATTTCGGATTTAAATCATCGAATTGTTTTGTTACAAGATCGCTTATTTACTGAAACTCTCATACCGATGTTGTACCACGAGGGATTTCAGTTTTTAGCGATTGAAGAGTGCAATGAGGAGCAAATCAACTTTATTCAAGATCGCTTTGACACGTACATTTTACCTGTACTTACACCTATGGCTATCGACGCTTATCGGCCATTCCCAATGCTATTAAATAAGAGCTTAAACTTAGCTGTTCTTTTAAAAAAAGCAGATAGTAGGAAAGATAAATTAGCGATTGTTCAAGTTCCAGGTGTCTTAACTAGATTTATTGAGGTACCTTCTGCAAATGGAAAAAGTCAGTTTATACTCTTAGAAGATGTTATTAGTCAATTTATTCATAAACTTTTCATAGGATATAGCGTTTTATCTGTTTCACCATTTAGAGTAACACGAAATGCGGATTTAACAATTCATGAAGAAGGTGCACGAGACTTATTAAGAGAAATAGAAAAAGAATTAAAAAAACGAAAATCCGGGGCCGCAGTACGACTAGAAATTCAAGAAGGAAAAATGTCTGAAAAGGTTCTATCATTTTTATTAGACATTTTAGAACTAAAACAAAAAGATGTCTATTCTTTTTGTGGGCCTCTTGATTTAACATTCTTATTTAAGTTTTATTCTATCGTCGGCGCAGAGCATGATTACTTAATTAATGAAACACAAATTCCTCAACCACCAGAGGATTTAGAAAATGAAGAAGATATATTTGAAGCGATCCTAAAAAAGGATATCTTCCTCCACCATCCATTTGAATCATTTCAACCTATCATTGACTTTATTTCGACTGCTGCTGACGATCCTCAAGTTCTAGCAATAAAGCAGACGTTATACCGGGTCAGTGGGGACTCGCCAATCATTCATGCTTTAGCTAGAGCTGCTGAAAACGGCAAACAAGTGACTGTTCTCGTTGAGTTAAAAGCAAGATTTGATGAAGAAAATAATATTCAATGGGCAAAAAAGCTTGAAAAGTCAGGTGTTCATGTAATCTATGGTATCACTGCTTTAAAAACTCATAGTAAAATAACTCTTGTTGTCCGTCATGATAAAGATCGCATCCAACGCTTTGTTCACCTGGGAACTGGAAATTATAATGACAGTACTGCAAAGCTCTATACCGATATGGGCTTATTAACTTGCGATGAGAAATTTGGCATTGATGCAACAAACTTCTTTAACTATTTAAGTGGTTTCAGTGAAAAGCCAAAATGGAATTACTTATCCACTGCCCCCTTTGAAATTCGAGAAACTTTCTTAAAATTAATTGATGAAGAAATTAATTACCATAAAAGCACAGGTAATGGAAGAATTATCGCAAAAATGAATTCGTTAACAGATAAACCAATCATCATGAAGCTATATGAAGCAAGTCAAGCTGGCGTAACCATTGATTTAATTATTAGAGGCATTTGTTGCTTAAGACCGGGTATTGAGGGTGTTAGTGAGAATATTTCCGTTCGTAGTATTGTCGACCGCTTCCTCGAACATAGTCGTGTTTTCTACTTTCGGCAAGGAGGAAAACATGCTATTTACCTATCTTCTGCTGACTGGATGACTCGTAATATGGAAAAGCGGATTGAAATCCTTTTTCCAATCGTAAATGTAAAAATTAAAAATAGAATTAAAGAAATTTTAGACATCACCTTAAAGGATAACATTAAAGCGAGAATTCAAAATAAAGATGGCGAATACTCTTATTTTAAAAAAGATATCCATGATACTGAAGTGCAAAGTCAGTTAATTTTTTACCATTTAGCCGCAAAGTACTTTGAGGACAATTAG
- a CDS encoding deoxyribonuclease IV, whose amino-acid sequence MKLGSHVSMSGKKMLLASSEEAVSYGANTFMIYTGAPQNTRRKPVEELNIPAGLAHMLENGIEEIIVHAPYIINIGNSQKPETFELGVNFLKSEIARTHELGAKQIVLHPGAHVNAGADVGIKKIIEGLNEALEKEQQVQIALETMAGKGSECGRSFEELAEIINGVHLNEKLSICLDTCHVHDAGYNIVEDFDGVLNEFDKIIGLDRLKVLHINDSKNERGAKKDRHENIGFGHIGFEALCYIVHHPQLIDIPKILETPFVGVDKKDTKPPYKHEIEMLKNKKFDPELQQKIMA is encoded by the coding sequence ATGAAACTAGGATCACACGTATCGATGAGTGGGAAAAAAATGCTTCTTGCTTCAAGTGAAGAAGCAGTATCATACGGAGCGAATACTTTTATGATTTATACTGGAGCACCTCAAAATACAAGGAGAAAACCAGTTGAAGAGTTGAATATACCAGCGGGACTTGCACATATGCTAGAAAACGGTATTGAAGAAATTATTGTCCATGCTCCGTATATTATCAATATTGGAAATTCACAAAAGCCTGAAACATTCGAATTAGGCGTAAACTTCTTAAAATCAGAAATTGCGAGAACACATGAACTAGGAGCCAAGCAAATTGTTCTTCATCCAGGAGCTCATGTGAATGCAGGGGCTGATGTTGGAATTAAGAAGATTATTGAAGGTTTAAATGAAGCGTTAGAAAAAGAACAACAAGTACAAATTGCATTAGAGACTATGGCTGGAAAAGGATCTGAATGCGGAAGAAGCTTTGAAGAATTAGCAGAAATTATTAATGGAGTTCACTTAAACGAAAAGCTGTCAATCTGTCTAGATACTTGTCACGTTCATGATGCTGGCTATAACATTGTCGAAGATTTTGATGGTGTTTTAAATGAATTCGATAAGATCATTGGTTTAGATCGCTTAAAGGTTCTTCACATTAATGATAGTAAAAATGAACGAGGCGCTAAAAAAGACCGACATGAAAATATAGGTTTTGGTCATATTGGTTTTGAAGCGCTATGTTATATCGTTCATCACCCGCAACTTATTGATATCCCAAAAATTTTGGAAACACCTTTTGTGGGAGTCGATAAAAAAGATACGAAGCCACCGTATAAACACGAAATTGAAATGCTTAAAAATAAAAAGTTCGATCCAGAACTTCAACAAAAAATAATGGCATAA
- a CDS encoding metal ABC transporter permease has product MQQVISFIDQVARYQYLQNALIAAILVGIICGVIGCFIILRGMALMGDAISHAVLPGVVIAYMLGASFFVGAVITGVLTALGIGYISQNSRIKDDSAIGIMFTAMFAFGVVLNSSLRGTSVDLWHILFGNVLAVSTADLWVTFGMSIFVVAMIILFYRPLLLSTFDPTMAKATGLPVKFIHYMLMLLLSLVTVASLQAVGIILVVAMLITPGATAYLLTDRLSTMLVLSAMFGVISGVLGIFFSVIFDVSSGSTIVLIASLLFGLAFFFSPKQGLLWRALRSKLQQG; this is encoded by the coding sequence ATGCAACAAGTAATTAGCTTTATTGATCAAGTAGCTAGGTATCAATATTTACAAAATGCGTTAATTGCAGCTATTTTAGTAGGTATTATTTGTGGAGTAATCGGGTGCTTCATAATTTTAAGAGGAATGGCTCTAATGGGAGATGCTATTTCACATGCTGTTTTACCAGGGGTTGTTATTGCCTATATGCTAGGAGCGAGTTTTTTTGTAGGAGCAGTCATTACAGGAGTCTTAACAGCATTAGGTATTGGGTATATCTCACAAAATAGTCGAATTAAAGATGACTCGGCGATAGGAATAATGTTTACTGCTATGTTTGCTTTTGGGGTTGTCCTGAATTCATCGCTAAGAGGTACTAGTGTTGATCTTTGGCATATTCTATTTGGAAATGTGCTAGCAGTCTCAACAGCTGATTTGTGGGTCACATTTGGGATGAGTATTTTTGTGGTAGCAATGATCATTCTTTTTTACCGGCCGTTATTGCTGAGTACATTTGACCCAACGATGGCTAAAGCTACAGGTTTACCAGTGAAGTTTATTCATTACATGCTGATGTTGCTCTTATCTCTCGTTACAGTTGCTTCCTTGCAAGCTGTAGGGATTATCCTTGTAGTTGCCATGCTTATTACACCAGGAGCTACGGCATACTTATTAACAGACCGCTTATCAACAATGCTTGTATTATCTGCCATGTTCGGGGTAATTTCAGGTGTTCTCGGCATTTTCTTCTCAGTCATTTTTGACGTAAGCTCAGGCTCAACTATTGTTTTAATAGCTTCACTATTATTTGGTTTAGCTTTTTTCTTCTCTCCAAAACAAGGTCTCCTTTGGCGAGCATTGCGCTCAAAATTGCAACAAGGGTAA
- a CDS encoding metal ABC transporter ATP-binding protein, with the protein MTANQPEITVERLSVNYDGHHALRNINFSFQSGQLVGIIGPNGAGKSTLIKAILGLEKFVGKIEICGKSIKEMRKKISYVPQRSAIDFDFPVVVEDVVLMGRYAFVPWYKKVGVKDKEIARAALEKVGMTDFAKRQIGQLSGGQQQRVFIARAIAQQADIFFLDEPFVGIDATSEEIIVNLLRQLQQDGKTIFVVHHDLSKVEKYFDQLMLLNQELVGVGKVADVYKPELLSQAYKGSITLFGSNDKIMVVNS; encoded by the coding sequence ATGACGGCTAATCAACCTGAAATAACAGTTGAGCGTCTCTCGGTAAATTATGATGGTCATCATGCTTTAAGAAATATTAACTTCAGTTTTCAAAGTGGTCAGCTCGTTGGCATTATTGGTCCAAATGGTGCTGGTAAATCAACACTAATTAAAGCTATTTTAGGTTTGGAAAAATTCGTTGGGAAGATCGAAATCTGTGGAAAATCAATTAAGGAAATGCGAAAGAAGATTTCTTATGTTCCGCAAAGAAGTGCGATTGATTTTGACTTTCCTGTTGTAGTAGAAGATGTTGTGTTGATGGGACGTTATGCATTCGTTCCTTGGTATAAGAAAGTGGGAGTAAAAGATAAAGAAATTGCTAGAGCTGCTCTTGAGAAAGTAGGAATGACTGATTTTGCTAAACGCCAAATTGGGCAGCTTTCAGGTGGTCAGCAACAAAGGGTTTTCATTGCCAGAGCTATAGCGCAACAAGCTGATATTTTTTTCTTAGATGAACCTTTTGTAGGGATTGATGCTACGTCTGAGGAAATTATCGTTAATTTATTGCGTCAGCTTCAACAAGACGGCAAAACGATTTTTGTTGTTCATCATGATTTAAGTAAGGTAGAAAAATATTTTGACCAACTAATGTTGTTAAACCAAGAGCTTGTCGGAGTAGGGAAAGTTGCCGATGTGTATAAACCAGAACTGCTTTCCCAAGCGTATAAAGGCAGTATTACACTATTTGGAAGTAACGACAAGATAATGGTGGTGAACAGTTAA